The Mesorhizobium opportunistum WSM2075 DNA window TCGTCACCGGCCGCACGGCGGAACTTGCCGGGGTGCTCGCCAAGCATGACGATGTCGATGGGCTCTGGGTGTTCGCCGATGCCGAGACCTGCGCCAAGGCAGAAGCCTCGTCCATCGGTAACCTCAAGCGCGTCTGGAGCGGCAATGGCCGCAGCCTGGACTGGGCGTCCGACGAGGCGGCCGGCGATGCCTTGCTGCGCCGCGCCATCGAGGTGAAGAATGTCTGGGTGCCCTACGGCGACTGAGCCTTTGGACAGCCACAATGGTGATCGTGTTCGGGCTTGACGCCCGGGCCTATGTTCTTTAACGAGAAAAAACATTTTTATCTGTGAACCGACACGGCGCAGGCCGCACGATGGCTCGTGACTGGCACATGACGCTTTGGCCGGCTGCCGATAAAGGCGGATGATCCTAGCGGACGAGGAGAAGAGCATGGCGGATCTGACAGGCAAGATCGTTGTCGTCACGGCAGCGGCGCAAGGCATCGGCAAGGCGAGCGCACTGGCCTTCGCCAAGGCTGGAGCCACGGTCTACGCCACCGATATCAACGAGACGCTCCTCGCCGAACTCGCCAAGATGACGGGGATCAAGGCCCGCAGGCTGGACGTGCTCAACGACGAGGCGGTCAACACCGCCTTTGCCGAGATCGGCCGCGTCGACGTGCTGTTCAACTGCGCCGGTTTCGTCCATTCCGGCTCGATCCTCGAGATGAAGGATAGCGATCTCGATTTCGCCTTCAATCTCAACGTGCGCGCCATGATCCGCACCATCCGCGCCGTGCTGCCCGGCATGCTGGAGCGCGGCGACGGGTCGATCATCAACATGGCCTCGCTGGCCAGCTCCACCAAGGGCGTGCCGAACCGTTTCGCCTATGGCGTCACCAAGGCTGCCGTGATCGGCCTGACCAAGGCGGTCGCCGCCGACTATGTCGGCAAGGGCATACGCTGCAACGCCATCTGCCCCGGCACGGTCGAGAGCCCGTCGCTGCAGGACCGCATGCATGCGCAAGGCGACTATGAAGCGGCACGGGCCGCCTTCATCGCCCGCCAGCCGATGGGCCGGCTCGGCACGCCGGAGGAAATCGCCGATCTCGCCGTCTACCTGGCCGGCGCCACCTACACGTCCGGGCAGGCCTATAATATCGATGGCGGCTGGTCGATCTGAAGCTCTGAAATCGGGACAGACGGGAAGATCGGGATTCTTGGCCGCGTTTGTTCGGGAGATCGTGAAGTCTGAAAATCCGGCGCGCCGGCTTGCCCGGCACGAGTCTCGCGCTTGCCCGGAACCAGGTCGATCAGTAGGGTCCGCCGTCGCCTCGGCGGAGAGTTTGCAAAGGGCCATGCGGCCGCAACCAGGAGAAGGGTTTAAATGAAACTGCTGCGCTATGGCGAGGTTGGGAACGAACGTCCCGGCCTGCTCGATGCGGATGGAACGATCCGCGATCTCTCCGCCCATGTCGCCGACATTGCCGGCACCACGCTGCATCCGGCCTCGCTGGACATGCTGGCTAAGCTCGACGCGAAATCGCTACCGGCGGTTTCCGGCAAACCTCGGCTCGGCGCCTGCGTCGCCGGCACCGGCAAATTCATCTGCATCGGCCTCAACTATTCCGACCACGCCGCCGAGACCGGCGCCACCGTGCCGCCGGAGCCGATCATCTTCATGAAGGCAAGCTCGGCCATTGTCGGGCCCGACGACGACGTGCTGATCCCGCGCGGCTCCGAGAAGACCGACTGGGAAGTCGAGCTCGGCGTGGTCATCGGCAAGACCGCGAAATATGTCAGCGAAGCCGATGCGCTCGACTATGTCGCCGGCTATTGCGTCTCGCACGACGTGTCCGAACGCGCCTTCCAGGCCGAGCGGCAGGGCCAGTGGACCAAGGGCAAGAGCTGCGACACGTTCGGTCCGACCGGCCCATGGCTGGTGACCAAGGACGAAGTGGCCGACCCGCAGAACCTCAAAATGTGGCTGACCGTCAACGGCAAGACGATGCAGAACGGCTCGACCAGGACCATGGTCTATGGCGTCGCCTACCTCGTCGCCTATCTCAGCCAGTTCATGTCGCTGCACCCCGGCGACATTATTTCGACAGGCACCCCGCCCGGCGTCGGGCTGGGCATGAAGCCGCCGGTGTTCCTGAAGGCTGGTGACGTGGTGGAACTGGGCATCGAGGGGCTCGGCCAGCAGAAGCAGACGTTCAAGGCGGACGAGTAGGCCGCCGACTTTTCCGTCCTCTTCTTATGGTCGTTCGGAAGGAGGAGACGGTTTCGCGCCTTTCCTCTCCCCCGTCGATCGGGGGAGAGGTGTCGAGCGAAGCTCGACGGAGTGGGGGTCGACTGCTCCACGAAAGACTAGACGCTCACTGGGTCGTGCCTGCTTTTCGGCGACTGCGCTTGGGGCACGGGCTTCCCCCACTCCGTCGCCGCTTCGCGGCGCCACCTCTCCCCCCTCCGGAGGGAGAGGAAAGGAGCGTCGGTGCCGCGCTACTTCAGCACTTTCCCATCGGCGCCAAACCGATAGGTCTTCGCCGGATCCGGCGTCGCGTAAAGCGTCGCACCCGGCTCGGCGTCATACACGCCGAAAATGCGCACCGTGATCAGCCCCGCTTTCTCGCAGTCGAGATAGAGGTTAGTGTCGGCGCCGAGATGCTCGGCATGCACGACCGTGCCCTTCCAGCTGCCGGACTTTGGGGCGACCGTCAGATGCTCCGGCCGCACGCCGATGGTCTTGGCCGTATCGCCCAGTCTCGCCCCGTCGATGAAGTTCATCTTCGGTGAGCCGATGAAGCCGGCGACGAACTCGTTGGCCGGCGAATTGTAAAGCTCCATCGGGCCGCCGATCTGTTCGATCCTGCCGGCGTTCAGCACCACAATCTTGTCGGCCAGCGTCATCGCCTCGACCTGGTCGTGGGTGACGTAGATCATCGTCGCCTTCAGACGGCGATGCAGCTGCGCGATCTCCAGCCGCGTGTTGACGCGCAGCGCCGCGTCGAGGTTCGACAGCGGCTCATCGAACAGGAACAGTTTTGGCTCGCGGACCACGGCGCGGCCGATGGCGACACGCTGGCGCTGGCCGCCGGAGAGTTCGGCCGGCCGCCTTTCAAGATAGGGCTCCAGCGATAGCATCGAGGACGCAATGCCGATGCGGCGGTCGATCTCGGCCGTCGGCGTGCCGGCTTGCTTCAGGCCAAGACCCATATTGTTCTTCACCGTCAGATGCGGGTAGAGCGCATAGGTCTGGAACACCATGGCAATGCCGCGCTTGGCCGGTGGCGTGGCGGAAACATCCGCACCATCGATGACCACGCGGCCCGAGGTCGAATCCTCCAGCCCGGCGATGACCCGCAGCAAGGTCGACTTGCCGCAGCCCGATGGGCCGACGAAGACGACGAATTCGCCATCGGTCACTTCGAGGTCGATGCCCTTCAGCACCTCGACCGGCCCGAAGGCCTTCTTTACATTCTCGATCTTCAGCGAGCCCACGGCGATCCTCCAAATTGATGAGTGGGCGCCAGCGCCACCCCCGACGACAATGCCCTTGTCACAATCGCACCGCCTTTCCGCTGCGCACGCTCTCGTCGGCGGCAAAGCAGACGGCGAGCGATTTCACTGCGTCGTCCATATGTTTGGTGAGATCCAGATCCTCGCGGATCGCTTTCAGGACGAAGGCCTGCTCGAGATCGCAGAGATCCTGATGGCCGGGTTCGCCTTCCATCGACAGCATTTCGTCAGGCTTGGCGAACTTGCCGTCAGCGCCGGTCGCGGCACTGTGCAGGCGGATGGTCGAGGTCTTGGTGTGGGTGTCGATGTCGTCGGACCTGACACCTTCCTTCATGACGATCGACACGCAGCCGTTGGGCGAGATGACGTCCTTCACGAAGAAAGCGGTCTCGGAAATCATCGGCCCCCAGCCGGCTTCGTACCAGCCGACCGAACCGTCATCGAACAGCACCTGCAGGTGCCCGTAATTGTACATGGACGGCGCCACCTCCTCAGTCAGCCGCACGCCCATGCCGCGCACCTCGACCGGTTTGGCGTCGGTGATCTGCAGCATGACGTCGAGATAGTGGACGCCGCAATCGACGATCGGCGACGTCGTCTGCATCAGCTGCTTGTGCGTCTCCCAGGTATGGCCGGAGGATTGCTGGTTGAGGTTCATGCGGAACACGTAAGGGCCGCCGAGCTTGCGCGCCTCGGCGATCAGCCTGATCCAGGACGGATGATGCCGCAGGATGTAGCCGATCACCAGTTTCCTACCGTTGGCCTTGGCGGCCGCGACGACGCGTTTTGCATCGGCCACCGTCGTTGCCAGCGGCTTTTCGACAAAGACATGGCAGCCGGCCTCGAACGCCCTGACCGCATAGTCGGCATGGCTGTCGGAATAGGTGGCGATGCAGGCGACATCGGGTTTTTCGTCGCGCAGCGCCTCGTCGAAGGAACGCCTGATGCCGTAGCCCGTCAGTCCGTCAGGTAGCGGCACGTCGGAGCGATTGACCAAGGCCGCGATCTGGAAACCCGGATTGGTATGGTAGGCCAGCGCATGGCTGCGGCCCATATTGCCAAGGCCGGCGACGACGACACGAAGGGGTGGTTTAGAGTTCACCTAATCAACTCCAAATGTTTTGGTTGCTCTCGCGGAGAGGGTGTCACCCCACCCGGCGCTGCGCGCCGACCTCCCCATCGAGGGGAGGTGGGGCGTTGGCGTGAACTTCCCGCTGTCGGCGCAGCTGCTCCGAATTGAACCTCCGACCCGTCGAATGAAACGGCGACCTTCTACCTCCCCTTGATGGGGAGGTCGGCGCGAAGCGCCGGGTGGGGTGATGGCGCCGGCGGAGAATTGCAGGGCTCCGCTCACTTGACGGCTCCCGACGTGATGCCGCGGATCAGCTGCCGCGAGAAGATGACGTAGAGGATGAGCACCGGCATGATCGCCAGCGAGAGCGCCGCGAGGATGGCGTTCCAGTTGGTGACGAACTGGCCGAGGAAGAGCTGGGCACCGAGCGTCACCGTCTTGGTCTCTTCCGACGGCGCCAGGATCAGCGGGAACCACAGATCGTTCCAGATCGGGATCATGGTAAAGACGGCGACCGTGGCCATCGATGGCCTGACCAGCGGCAGCACCAGGCGGAAGAAGATGGTGTATTCGGACAGGCCGTCGATGCGGCCGGCGTTCTTCAAATCGTCGGACACCTGCTTCATGAATTCCGACAGGATGAAGACAGCGAGCGGCAGGCCTTGCGCCGTGTAGACCAGGATCAACGCCGTCAGCGTGTTGACCAGCCCGCTCGCCACCATCAATTGCAGGATGGCGACGGTGCCGAGGCGGATCGGGATCATGATGCCGAGCGCTAGGTAGAGGCCCATCAGCGAATTGCCGCGGAAGCGGTATTCCGACAGCGCGAAAGCAGCCATGGCGCCGAACAGCAGCACGAAGAACAGCGAAGCGACGGTGACGACGAGGCTGTTCTGGAAATAGTGGATGAAATCGCCCTGGCCGATGACCGTGGTGTAGCCGATCAGGTCGAAGGTTTTCGGCGTCGGCGGTGTCAGCGGCGCGCCGAAGATGCCGGCGCGGGATTTGAACGAATTCATGATGACCAGGATCACCGGAAACAGCGCGATCGCCGTGTAGGTCAACAGGATCGCGTGAGCGCCGATGGTGCGGGGGAGTGATCGGGTGGCGGTGCTCATTGGGAGGTCTCCTGACGCACACTTCCAAACAATGGCGCCCAGGCACCCCCCTCTGGCCTGCCGGCCATCTCCCCCGCAAGGGGGGAGATTGGCAGCTTCGGGCTCGGCGCTTCTCCTGCGACGTGGAAGATTGGCGAAAGCCTTCGTGACATCCGATCTCCCCCCTTGCGGGGGAGATGGCCGGCAGGCCAGAGGGGGGTGTTTAGCCGTAACATATCCACCCCTCAGAACTGATAGCGACGCAGGCGCGTCTGGACGAGGAAGAGGTAGACGCAGACGCCGCCTAGGATGATCAGGAACATCATCGTGGCGATCGCCGCGCCCATGTTGGGGTCGCCGACTTGCAGCTGGAAGCCGAAGAAGGCGCGGTAGAGGAAGGTGCCGAGAATGTCGGTCGAATAGTTCGGCCCAGCGAGCGCGCCCTGCGCGGTGTAGATCAGGTCGAAGGCGTTGAAATTGCCGACGAAGGTGAGGATCGAGATGATGCCGATCGACGGCAGGATCAGCGGCAGCTTGATCTTCCAGAACTGCGACAGGCCGGTGATGCCATCGCATTCAGCCGCCTCGATCACCTCTTCGGGGATCGACAGCAGCGCCGCGTAGATCAGCATCATCGGGATGCCGACGAACTGCCATACCGAAATCAGGCTGAGCGCGGTCAGCGCATATTGTTCCTTGCCGAGCCAGGGCGTGAACAGGCTTTTCAAGCCGACCAGGTCCATCATATGCGGCGCCACGCCCCACAACGGCGACAGGATGAGCTTCCAGGCGAAGCCGACGATGACAAAGGACAGGATGGTCGGCACGAAGATCGCCGTGCGGTAGAAGGCGGCAAATCTCAGTCGCGGGCTGGACAGCAATGCCGCCAGCATGACGCCGATCGGGTTCTGCACCAGCATGTGGATGATGAAGAACCAGGTGTTGTTCCTGAGTGCGTTCCAGAAACCCACCGACCAGTTGGGATCGCCGAACAGGGTGCGGAAATTCTCCAACCCGACAAAGACCTGGGACTCGCTGACGTTGCGGAACAGCGACAGCTGCAAGGTGCCGGCGAGCGGCAGGATCATGATCGCCGTGTAGACGAGCACCGCCGGCGCCAGGAAGATGCCGATGTGCCAGCGAACAGGTCTTTTGGGTCGTATTTCTGCGGCCATGAGTTCGGTCCCCGCCGTCTCTCGGTTCCAAATCGTCTCGATGCTAGATGATG harbors:
- a CDS encoding SDR family oxidoreductase; this encodes MADLTGKIVVVTAAAQGIGKASALAFAKAGATVYATDINETLLAELAKMTGIKARRLDVLNDEAVNTAFAEIGRVDVLFNCAGFVHSGSILEMKDSDLDFAFNLNVRAMIRTIRAVLPGMLERGDGSIINMASLASSTKGVPNRFAYGVTKAAVIGLTKAVAADYVGKGIRCNAICPGTVESPSLQDRMHAQGDYEAARAAFIARQPMGRLGTPEEIADLAVYLAGATYTSGQAYNIDGGWSI
- a CDS encoding fumarylacetoacetate hydrolase family protein, with product MKLLRYGEVGNERPGLLDADGTIRDLSAHVADIAGTTLHPASLDMLAKLDAKSLPAVSGKPRLGACVAGTGKFICIGLNYSDHAAETGATVPPEPIIFMKASSAIVGPDDDVLIPRGSEKTDWEVELGVVIGKTAKYVSEADALDYVAGYCVSHDVSERAFQAERQGQWTKGKSCDTFGPTGPWLVTKDEVADPQNLKMWLTVNGKTMQNGSTRTMVYGVAYLVAYLSQFMSLHPGDIISTGTPPGVGLGMKPPVFLKAGDVVELGIEGLGQQKQTFKADE
- a CDS encoding ABC transporter ATP-binding protein — translated: MGSLKIENVKKAFGPVEVLKGIDLEVTDGEFVVFVGPSGCGKSTLLRVIAGLEDSTSGRVVIDGADVSATPPAKRGIAMVFQTYALYPHLTVKNNMGLGLKQAGTPTAEIDRRIGIASSMLSLEPYLERRPAELSGGQRQRVAIGRAVVREPKLFLFDEPLSNLDAALRVNTRLEIAQLHRRLKATMIYVTHDQVEAMTLADKIVVLNAGRIEQIGGPMELYNSPANEFVAGFIGSPKMNFIDGARLGDTAKTIGVRPEHLTVAPKSGSWKGTVVHAEHLGADTNLYLDCEKAGLITVRIFGVYDAEPGATLYATPDPAKTYRFGADGKVLK
- a CDS encoding Gfo/Idh/MocA family protein — protein: MNSKPPLRVVVAGLGNMGRSHALAYHTNPGFQIAALVNRSDVPLPDGLTGYGIRRSFDEALRDEKPDVACIATYSDSHADYAVRAFEAGCHVFVEKPLATTVADAKRVVAAAKANGRKLVIGYILRHHPSWIRLIAEARKLGGPYVFRMNLNQQSSGHTWETHKQLMQTTSPIVDCGVHYLDVMLQITDAKPVEVRGMGVRLTEEVAPSMYNYGHLQVLFDDGSVGWYEAGWGPMISETAFFVKDVISPNGCVSIVMKEGVRSDDIDTHTKTSTIRLHSAATGADGKFAKPDEMLSMEGEPGHQDLCDLEQAFVLKAIREDLDLTKHMDDAVKSLAVCFAADESVRSGKAVRL
- a CDS encoding carbohydrate ABC transporter permease, which codes for MSTATRSLPRTIGAHAILLTYTAIALFPVILVIMNSFKSRAGIFGAPLTPPTPKTFDLIGYTTVIGQGDFIHYFQNSLVVTVASLFFVLLFGAMAAFALSEYRFRGNSLMGLYLALGIMIPIRLGTVAILQLMVASGLVNTLTALILVYTAQGLPLAVFILSEFMKQVSDDLKNAGRIDGLSEYTIFFRLVLPLVRPSMATVAVFTMIPIWNDLWFPLILAPSEETKTVTLGAQLFLGQFVTNWNAILAALSLAIMPVLILYVIFSRQLIRGITSGAVK
- a CDS encoding carbohydrate ABC transporter permease is translated as MAAEIRPKRPVRWHIGIFLAPAVLVYTAIMILPLAGTLQLSLFRNVSESQVFVGLENFRTLFGDPNWSVGFWNALRNNTWFFIIHMLVQNPIGVMLAALLSSPRLRFAAFYRTAIFVPTILSFVIVGFAWKLILSPLWGVAPHMMDLVGLKSLFTPWLGKEQYALTALSLISVWQFVGIPMMLIYAALLSIPEEVIEAAECDGITGLSQFWKIKLPLILPSIGIISILTFVGNFNAFDLIYTAQGALAGPNYSTDILGTFLYRAFFGFQLQVGDPNMGAAIATMMFLIILGGVCVYLFLVQTRLRRYQF